Genomic segment of bacterium:
CAAATACATCATCAGATTGCGAAACATGAACATCTTGACCGACCCAATCAAGCCAGTTGCGGAAACACTATGCCAAAACTGCAAATGTAAAACCGAATTACTCGTTCCATATATTGACAGCGTTTGGGATTGGGCATTAAGGTTTATCTGCAAGATCTGCGGAAAATCTTACTTTTGTGAATGCTTTAGAAAGGCTCTTGAAATTGAATACCCAAGAGCAATTGCGCTAAAATCTCAATATTCAGAAAGCGGATGGCCACATCTGTTTATAAATGCATACAAGTCTTCTGAATTTAGGAATAGCATTTGCCATATATGCAATAAAAGAAGCTCTAATTTGTTTTTCTGTCACCCAATGTATGGCAGTTCAGTTATGGTTCATTATGGCCCCTATATTTATCGCACATCAATCGAAAAAGGCATCAGCAAATGCGATGCCGAGAATGAAATCCGGGAGATTATCGGTTTGCCACACATTGGAGAAGGATGGATTTCAGAGATTGAATTATTAAAAATGATTAGAGATATTTTTCCAGATAAAGAAGTCGTTCATCAAGCCAGACCTTCATGGTTAGGAATGCAAAAGCTCGATATTTTTATACCATCTTTAAAATTGGCAATCGAATACCAAGGAAAACAGCATTTCGAACCTGTCAAGCTTTTCGGAGGTGAAGAAGGTTTGTCTCAGACAAAAAAGTTAGACGAACAGAAAGCAAGGTTATGCAAAGAAAACAAAATTGATTTAATTTATTTCAGTTACAAAGACAATATTAACCGCAAGGAAATAGAATATCGCCTTAAAGAATTCATACCATAATCCCCCTCAATCCCCCATTGAAAAAGGGGGAGGCCGGTAATCCCCCATTGGGCAGGGCTTTAGCTCCCCCCTTTCCCAAAGGGGGGCAGGGGGGATTTAGTGGAATCAATAACTTCCTTCCTCTGTCCGGAAGCGTATGCAGAAATACAGCAAACACCTCAAAGAATACGCCCGCAGCTTGCGCTCCAACCTGACAGACAGCGAAAAGAAACTCTGGTCCAAGCTGCGCGGTAAACAGTTGCACGGGGTTCTTTTCTACAGACAGAAACCTTTGGGGCAGTATATCGTGGATTTCCACGCCCCGCGGGCCGGGTTGGTAATTGAAATCGACGGTTCCCAGCACCTTGATCCCGCCCATAACGAGGAAGACCGTCAGCGGGATGCGTCCCTCAAAGCCAAAGGCCTGGAAGTGCTCCGGTTCGACAGCCGTCAGGTGTTGCTGGAACTGGATGCGGTGGTCCAGGAAATAGCTCGACAAGTGGAAATGAGGCTGGTCTCAGGTTAAATCCCCCTCATTCCCCCTTTCTTAAAGGGGGAGGCGCAAACTTCAACCTGCATCCACATTTCTCCCCTCAACATTGGAGACTCCCCATTATGCCTTTCCAAAACCTCATCAACCGCAAGTTTTTCCTGGCGAGCCTGCCGGGGTTCGCTGCTGCGGCGGCCCTGCTGCGGCCCCGCGCCCTCCGGGCCGGGCACCTGGACGGCAAGAGCGCCCCGGAACGGATGATCGACAACGCGCCCTCGTTCGAGGACGGACGCAGCCGCAAGGTGATTTTCGTGGCCCACTGCGTGCTCAACCAGAACGCCCGTTGCGCGAGCTGCAACTCGTTCCCGGCCTCGATTCCCCGGATTCCACAATACCTTCTGGAGAACAACATCGGGATCGCCCAGTACACCTGCCCGGAGCTGGCCAGCCTGGGCCTGGGACGCCTGGGCAATATCTACGACCAGCTCTCCACGGCCGGCAACCGCCGTTTCCTGCAGGGCCTGGCCCAGGACATCATCTACCAGACCAACCAGTACCGCAAACACGGGTTCAAGGTGCTGGCCGTGCTGGGTATAGACACCAGCCCCTGCTGCGGGGTGAACAGCCACGCCTACAACGGCAACCAGCCGGGCAAGGGCGCGCTGATGGAGGAGTTGAGCGCGGCCCTGGCCGAATCCGGGGTGGACCTGCCGCTGATCGGGATAGATGACCGCGACCCCGGCCAGGCCCTGGAACAGGTCAAGGCCCTGGACATCTGACAAAAACAAAAAGCCGGACAGCTCACCCGTTAACGCTGTCCGGCTTTTTTATCTACCCGCTGTCCTCAGAACCAGACCCGCGTTTTCTGCAGGCCGTTCAGATTCAGGCTGAAAACCGCGATCCTCCGCGCCGGGTCGTAATCCACCGTCAGGGGCGGCTCGACCTTTACCGGCTTGCCGCAGTTGCGGATTTCGATCCGCGCCGGGCCACGGCCCTCCAGGCTGAATTCGAGGCTCTGCGCTTTTTCGTCCCAGCGGTTGCCCCGGAACTCCACACTCACCGGCGCCACGAGTTCCGGGCGGCTCCCCACCAGCATGGCCTCGACCGCCTGGCCGCTCAGCCAATCCAGGCGGCGGTGGCCGAGAAGCTCCTCCAGCGGCTCGTGGAAATTCATCGCCCGGCTGAACAGCAGTGGGTCGAGGAAATAAAAATATCGCCCGGCCGCGGCGTTGGCCCGCCACCAGGCATCCGTGTCATCGCCGTAGAGGGTCTTGAACTTTGAGGGGTCGAACGTGTTCCAGCCGGGCTGGTACTTGGGAACCAGGTCGTAGACCAGATGCTGCAGGCGCGGGGTCAGGCCGAAATCCTCCAGGAACAGGGCGTGCTCCGGGATATTGGCGCTCAGGCAGTACGGGGAATCGTCATCCGGAAGCATGATCTGGTGCGGGCCATAGGCATCCAGGGCCTCGACGCATAGGATATCCTCGCGCGGCCAGGCCAGGATGCCCTTGCCCGAGTCCGGGGCATAGGTCGCGGACTGGTCGTACAGGTAGCCGCCCAGAGACCACTGGGCGTAATGGGCCAGCATCATGCGGCTCACCAGGAACATCGTGCGCTCGTACAGGTCGGTCTGGCCCAGCTCGCGGGCCAGGCGGGCGTAGGCGATCAGCCCCGCCCAGCCGTTACGCATGCAGTCGAAATCCAGAAGGTTGCCCCGCGGGTCGCTCAGCGAGGCGCTGACCGCCCAGTCATGGTAGATCTCGTAGTAGTCGCGCAGGCCGGTCCAGAGCGCCCAGTGCTTTCGCGCCAGGTCCAAACCTTCCTTTCTGTCCCCAAACTGACGCCAGGCCCAGACCCCGGCCAGCTCGAACCCGTTGTACCAGTCGGCGTCGTACGAGACCGGCCCGCGCACGGCGAACACGGTGCTGTCGCGCAGATAGCTCCGTCCGGCCACCGGGTCGAGATAGCGGTGGAACGGTGTCTGCTCCACCCGTTCCAGCCCCGGCCGGGACAGGGCCTCGAGCGACTTGTCCCTCTGCTTCGACGGCAGCGACCAGGCGGCCCAGGCCAGAAGGCGCAGGTTGTGCAGGGTGTCCATCAGGTCATCCGGATGGTAGTCCTCATCCCCGGGCCAGAGCAGGTCGGGCGCGGCCAGGTATTCGGCCAGGCGCTTTTCGACTTTCGCCTGACCGGGAACACCGGAGAGAGCCACCGGTAGCACGGTCTTATCCACATAGGGGCAGAGCGGCAGGCAGTACTCGACAGCCTCGCCCTCCACCCAGTCCAGAGGGCCGTAATGCGTGGGGTAACCGGCCTCGACCAGCTTGCCGTTCAGCCCCACCGGGTAGCCGTCCTTCTGCGCCAGCCGGACAAACGGCGCAATTGGGGCCAGGCGCGGCTGCGTTGCTCCCTCGAACGAGATAAAGCTGAACGCCTCGCGCACGCGCAGGCTGTCGCCGTCGAGGCGGAACTTCACGCGACAACCCACCGGATAGTGTTCGCAGCGGGCGGCCAGCTCATTGCAGACGGCTGTCACCTCCGCCGGGATACTCTTGCGCCAGGCGGCGCTGAGCGCGAAATCGTACTTGCGCACCCCGTACAGCGGCAGCATGACTATCTTGCCCGCCGGGCCGTCGAAGCCCAGGTCGCAGAACTCGTGGGTGACAATGTTCATGGAGCGCGGCGCTTTCTCGAACACGAACAGAAGCGGGCAGTCCACCGGGGCGCCCGAGCCGTTGAAAGTCATGAGCAGCCAGTTGGCGGCGAGAGGGCCGTGAAGCTCGGCCTTGTAGGGCTCGCCCTCGCCGAAATACCGCGGGCCGCTTTGCAGC
This window contains:
- a CDS encoding endonuclease domain-containing protein, whose protein sequence is MQKYSKHLKEYARSLRSNLTDSEKKLWSKLRGKQLHGVLFYRQKPLGQYIVDFHAPRAGLVIEIDGSQHLDPAHNEEDRQRDASLKAKGLEVLRFDSRQVLLELDAVVQEIARQVEMRLVSG